The stretch of DNA ACGAAAGGAATTCCAATACGCTGTATTATTATTCCAATAACTGAACTAAATGAACAGAACCGAAGCGCCGCTGATAAAAGATGCCATTGAATTTAACCTGCTGCTGAAACCGTATGAATTGTTCACGCTGGATAACGGCGTGCCCGTTTACGCCGTGAATGCCGGGGCGCAGGAAGTGCTGCAGCTGGAGCTGGTGTTTTATGCCGGTAACTGGTTCGAGCAGCAGCGGTCCGTGGCATCGGCCACCAACTATTTATTAAAGAATGGCACAACCGGTAAAACCGCATTTCAGCTTAACGAGGAATTTGAATACTATGGCGCTTACTGCAACCGTGCCTGTTATAATGAAACGGCCGTTGTGTCCCTTTCTTCGTTAAGCAAACATTTACCGGCCCTGTTGCCTGTTATCCGGGAGATGATCACCGACTCTGTTTTCAATGATACCGAACTGGATATTTATAAGCAGAACAGCAAACAGCGCCTGGCCGTGAGCCTGAAGAAAAGTGATTTTGTTGCTGCCCGCCTTTCGGATGCCCACCTGTATGGCGAAGAACATCCGTATGGAAAATATACAAATGCCGAAGACCTGGATGCACTGAACAGCAGCCTGCTTAAGGAATATTTCCGGCACTATTACCTGAACGGACACTGTGTGATCTTTGTGAGCGGCAAATTACCCGGCGACCTGCAGCAGCAGCTGAACCGGGCATTCGGTGATCTCGCCATCCGGACCTTTGATAATAAACTTCCT from Chitinophagaceae bacterium encodes:
- a CDS encoding insulinase family protein; this translates as MNRTEAPLIKDAIEFNLLLKPYELFTLDNGVPVYAVNAGAQEVLQLELVFYAGNWFEQQRSVASATNYLLKNGTTGKTAFQLNEEFEYYGAYCNRACYNETAVVSLSSLSKHLPALLPVIREMITDSVFNDTELDIYKQNSKQRLAVSLKKSDFVAARLSDAHLYGEEHPYGKYTNAEDLDALNSSLLKEYFRHYYLNGHCVIFVSGKLPGDLQQQLNRAFGDLAIRTFDNKLPFIDTSPATEKKYRIHNDPDGVQGAIRIARPFPNRHHPDFMKVMVLNTLFGGFFGSRLMANIREDKGYTYGIHSYVQNHIQQSAWVISTDAGKDVCEATIEEVYKEMAKLREERIDEDELMLVRNYLVGTILGDLDGPFHIMGRWKNLVLNGLGESYFYDSVNTIKTISAEELNVLANKYLVPEDFYELVVI